Proteins encoded in a region of the Isosphaeraceae bacterium EP7 genome:
- a CDS encoding alkaline phosphatase D family protein: MFDRRTLESAVRSEGGISRRLMLSYAGALAALPILGLRAEGRTVRKPRFDSDPFTVGVASGDPTDTGVVLWTRLAPRPLEPGGGMPEEKVAVAWELADDEAMTNIVRRGEALATPQLGHSVHVEVDGLKPGRWYYYRFQAGDAASPVGRTRTAPEASSTPDTLKFAFASCQHYEAGHFTAYEHMLKDQLDLVVHLGDYIYEGPGRDNGVRKHQGAEIESLNDYRIRHAQYKTDKHLAAMHAACPWVVTWDDHEVDNNYAAEINEKDGVEPIDFLLRRANAYQAYYEMMPLRRDSLPQGPNLQLYRTVKFGRLAEFQVLDTRQYRSDQPNGDKRSPLNDAALDRKNSLLGAKQADWLASRLLDSGGTWNILAQQVMMGMVGFPSPGEPQYSMDQWPGAAAERIRLVKFLADRKIPNPVVLTGDIHCNWANDLRVDDRKVDEPVVAAEFVGTSISSGSDGSDTRKGSDLMLAANPGIRFFNAQRGYVRCNVTPTEWRTDYQVLDQVTKPGGVASTRASFRLEAGKPGLSPA, from the coding sequence ATGTTCGACCGCAGGACGCTCGAAAGCGCCGTCCGTTCCGAGGGGGGCATCAGCCGCCGCCTGATGCTGAGCTATGCCGGGGCGCTGGCCGCCTTGCCCATCCTGGGCCTGCGGGCCGAGGGCCGCACCGTTCGCAAGCCCAGGTTCGATTCCGACCCGTTCACGGTGGGCGTGGCATCGGGCGACCCGACCGACACGGGGGTTGTGCTCTGGACCAGGCTGGCGCCCAGGCCGCTGGAGCCGGGTGGCGGGATGCCCGAAGAGAAGGTCGCCGTGGCCTGGGAATTGGCCGACGACGAGGCCATGACCAACATCGTGCGCCGGGGCGAGGCCCTGGCCACCCCGCAGCTCGGGCACTCGGTGCACGTCGAGGTCGACGGCCTGAAGCCCGGCCGCTGGTACTACTACCGGTTCCAGGCGGGCGACGCCGCCAGCCCGGTGGGCCGGACCCGGACGGCGCCCGAGGCCAGCTCGACGCCCGACACGCTGAAGTTCGCCTTCGCCTCGTGCCAGCATTACGAGGCCGGCCACTTCACCGCTTATGAGCACATGCTCAAGGACCAGCTCGACCTGGTCGTCCACCTGGGCGACTACATCTACGAGGGGCCCGGCCGCGACAACGGCGTCCGCAAGCACCAGGGCGCCGAGATCGAGTCCCTGAACGACTACCGGATTCGCCACGCGCAGTACAAGACCGACAAGCACCTGGCGGCGATGCACGCGGCCTGCCCCTGGGTGGTGACCTGGGACGATCACGAGGTCGACAACAACTACGCCGCCGAGATCAACGAGAAGGACGGCGTCGAACCCATCGACTTCCTCCTCCGCAGAGCCAACGCTTACCAGGCCTACTATGAGATGATGCCGCTGCGGCGCGACAGCCTGCCCCAGGGCCCGAACTTGCAGCTCTACCGGACGGTGAAGTTCGGCCGGCTGGCCGAGTTCCAGGTGCTCGACACCCGGCAGTATCGCTCCGACCAGCCCAACGGCGACAAGCGATCGCCCCTGAACGACGCGGCCCTGGACCGGAAGAATTCGCTGCTGGGTGCCAAGCAGGCCGACTGGCTGGCCTCGCGATTGCTGGACTCGGGCGGCACCTGGAACATCCTGGCACAGCAGGTGATGATGGGCATGGTCGGCTTCCCCTCGCCGGGCGAGCCGCAATATTCGATGGACCAGTGGCCGGGTGCCGCCGCCGAGCGTATCCGCCTGGTCAAGTTCCTGGCCGATCGCAAGATTCCCAACCCGGTCGTCCTGACCGGCGACATCCACTGCAACTGGGCCAATGACCTGCGAGTCGACGACCGCAAGGTGGACGAGCCGGTGGTGGCCGCCGAGTTCGTGGGCACGTCGATCTCCAGCGGCAGCGATGGTTCCGACACCCGCAAGGGCTCGGATCTGATGCTCGCCGCCAACCCCGGCATCCGCTTCTTCAACGCCCAGCGCGGCTACGTGCGCTGCAACGTCACGCCGACCGAGTGGCGCACCGACTATCAGGTGCTCGACCAGGTGACCAAGCCCGGCGGAGTCGCGTCCACCCGCGCCTCGTTCCGCCTGGAGGCGGGCAAGCCCGGCCTAAGCCCGGCCTGA